In the genome of Dyadobacter fermentans DSM 18053, the window ATGCCTTCTTTCCGCGTCCTTCTCACATCGTTGAAACCGATCAGCCGCACGTAAAAAGTGACATACCGCTCTTCCAGGATCTCTTCCAGAAGCGCCCTCGTTTTATCGAGCGTTCCCGGGTTATTCATCCCGCCCGCCGCGAAATCGGCTTCGGCATACGGCTCGTATTTCAATGCATACCGCGTCCGGTAAGTCGGATCAATATAGCCGCCTGCATTCATAAAGCTGCGAAAGCTGTTCAGGTGTTCCAATGCGGTTTTAAAATCGGGTTTCCGGGCGGCGGCTTCTGCCAGGATGAGCAGGTTTTCTTCATAGCTCACCATTGGTGAAGACGCGTTCATCGCGATGGCGCCGTTTAAAGTATCACCCCGCGCCACGGAAAGGTAATTCGGCTCTATTTCGCCGGTAATGCCCTTGGTACCCAGGTTGACATAATAGAAATTAAACCGCGCGGATTCATCCGTTTTGGCATTCCCGCGGTAGGTGGTCGATGCCGGATCAAGGATGGTCGTCAGGTATGCATTCCTGGCGCTTACGTCGCCCGCGCGCTCTTCCACATTGTGCAGGTAATAACGGTTACGCGTGCCGGCGGTGGCGGTATGCGGGCTGAGCAACGAGCCTGCCGGGTTGGCAATGCCCTTCAATGCTTCGCTGTATGCTTTATCATATTCCCGGGTTTCGAGGTACATCCGCGCTTTGAGCGTATGCGCCACGCCCAGCCATTTGGCCGCATCGCCATCGAAGAAAATATCCGATTTGCTCCGCACCGCACCTTTGCCCGATTCGAGGGCCACAATCGCTTCGTCTAGCAATTGCTGCACGCCCGCATACACGCTCACCTGCGGGTCGAACACCGGATTCGGAAACTGCTGCGGATCGCCGAACTGCGAGAAAGGCACGTCGCCGTAAAGCGCGGCGGCGCTGCTCATCACATAGGCCTGGATCACCCGCGAAATGCCGATGCCGCGCTGGTTGTCCACCACCGTGTACTTTTCTATCGCTTTTTCGAGCTGAATGTAGGTTTGGTTATAAATGTAAGTCCAGGCGTCGTCGGTTTCCACGGCGGTGTACTGGTAGTTCTGGTAATTGAGGTATTGCCGCTGGATGCCGGTCATGTAGCCCGACCACATATTGGAGATGATGGCGATCCTGGACCCGTTGAAGTTCACCGAGGCAACCTGCGCGCCCGTCAGCATCATATCCGCCGGGGCGTCGGTCACATTGTTCGGGTCCACGTTCATGTCCTTCACGAAATTGGAACAGGATGTGGCAAATGCAGCTAGTATGATCAAACAAAATAGTCTTTTCATGAGGATAACCGATTAATAGTTAATGAGTAAGGAGAACAGGTAGGATCTTGTACCCGGGTTATCGAAATAATCCAGTCCCCGGCCGAGCGATACCTGCGTGTGGTTGGAATCGGGGTCTACACCGCGCACGCCCGTCCACAAAAACAGGTTCCGGCCCGACAGCCTGAACTCGATGGATTGCAGCTTGCTCGCTTTGCGGAAAGCTTCGGATTGCAGGGTATAGCCCAATGAAAGCTCCCGCAGCCTGGTCCAGCTGCCGTCCACAACGAATTGCTCTTTCAAACCGCTGAAACCGCCTCCCAACGTCGTGTAATACGATTCGTCCAGCAGCACCTCACCCGCTCCAAGGTCGGCGATATTGCCCCGCACCGTCGTTCCGGCCGGTATCACATTGCCTCTGAAGTTTTTCAGGTCGCGCGTCAGCGTCACCTCTTTGCCTACGTCCTCGTGCGTACCGTGCGAGTACATTACGCCGCGCGTTCCCTCGAAAAAGTCGCCGCCCTGGAAGGTTTCAAACAGCAAGCCGAGCGAGAACGATTTGTACGAAAGATTTGCCCCGAAACCACCTCTCCAATTCGGGTTAGGATCGCCGATTTTGGCATTGGCCGCATTCACCGTCGGGAATCCGTTGGCGTCGAAAATCTTGTTACCCTGGTCGTCGCGGGCATAATGGCCGCCCATAAACACGCCCACCGGCTGTCCTTCGAGCGCATTGATCGTCATGTAGCCGCTGATCCCGCCCACCTGCACGGCTGTGGCGCCGGCGAGGTCTGTTACCAGGCTGCGGTTTCTGTTTAAGTTAAAATTCAGGGAAAGGGTCAGGTCCTTACGTTTGAAAATGTCGTAGTTCAAATCAAAGTCGATACCCTTGTTCTGCATAGTGCCGGCATTCTGGTAGGCACTTGAAAAGCCTGTCGAATTCGGTACGGGCACGGACAGCAGGAGGTCTTTCGTCCTGTTTTTATAATAGGTGATTTCGGTGCGCAGCCGGTTACCCAAAAACCGGAGATCGGCGCCGACTTCGTATTCCGTTTTTCTTTCAGGGCGCAGCTGGTCGTTTCCAAAGTTGGCGCTTTGCAGGTATGAACCGTTTCCGTAAAGCGAGTTACCCGGCACGAAGAGCGTCCTGGTGCGGTAAGGCGCAGGCTGTGAACCCACCACGCCGTAGGAAGCCCGCAACTTCCCGAATGACAGCCAGTTGGCACGCTCGAAGAATTTCAGCTTCGTAAATTGCCAGGCCACGTCGCCGGAAGGATAGAAAAACGTATTGTCGGAAGCTTCCCCGAAAGTAGATGCGGCTTCGCCGGCAAACGACAAATTCAAAAACAATGCATCATAAAACGACAAACCTAGTACCGAATACGCCCTTGCGCTGCGGATGTAAGTTTTACCATTGTTCGGATTTTTATTGAGCGTCAATGCATTGGAAAAATTCCAGGGGCCGTCGGCGATGAGGAAATCGGACATTTCGCCGCCCAGGTCGGAATATTTGCGGTCGTTCAGGTTGAATCCGGCGATGAGGTTGGCCGAGAAATTGGGGTTGAAATTGTGGGAATAACGTCCGATGAGGTCGTAGTTCAGCTGGTTTTCCAGGATATTCACTTCACCGTAGCGGCCATTCAGGTTCACGGCATCAGCCTGGGCGGAGTTGACGGGGAAATAGGTTTGTCTTACGTCCGAAGAATTATCGATCCCTACCCTGTTGATAATGTCAAATCCTTTCAGCGGCGTAATGGTCAGCTCGGCGCTACCGATAAACCGGTTGACGGAGTTCGGGTTTTTCTGCTCGATCATCGTCCACAACGGGTTGTTATACACCGGGTTGGAACTGTTTCCGAGGTAGTTGCGGTAAGAACGCTGGCGGTTTACGACCGGCGCGGCATTGGGGCCGGCATAGTAGTTACCCTTATAATCCGTGATGTCAAAATCGGGCGTCATCCGGTAATAGCCCAGCAGCATCCCCGCCGTGTTGTTCGATCGCTGTACGCGCTCCGAGCGGATCATCGCATAGGAAGCGTGGGTCGAAAGTTTAATAATGTCATTCAGCTTGCTTTCGATATTCAGGCGGATGGTGCTTCGCCGGTAGTCGCTGTTATGTCTGAAAACGCCCTTCTGGTAAACGTCGCTGAGGCTGAACATATAGTTGGAACTGGCACCGCCGCCGCTCAGGCTCAGGCTGTTGTCCATCGAATAGCCGTTCCTGAAAATCGCGTCATACTGATTATCGGCAAATACGTCGCGGGAATTCTTTTTGGTGATGGGATAATAGCGGGTACCGGTTTGGTAACCTTCGAAAAACTCTCCCGACATGTTCACTTCGTCCGCACCGCCCGCTCTCGCAGCGATTTTATCCCCCCAGGCATTGCCCGATGCGGGATTGAATTTTCCCTGATCGCCCTGCCCGAATGCGGTTTGCCGCTGATGGAAGCGGTTGATCTCATCCATTGAATAGCTGGATTTAAACGAAATCCGCATCCGGTCGTTGAAAGAACCGCTTTTCGTCGTGATCACGATCACACCGTTGGCCGCCCGCGATCCCCAGAGCGCAGCCGCCGAAGCGCCTTTGAGCACCTGGATGGACGCGATATCGTCCGGATTAATGTCGTTCACCCGCGATTGCTGCACTACGCCGCGGATGTTCGTACCGCCGTGCACGGAGCTGTTGATCGGCACCCCATCCACAATATACAGCGGCTGCGATGAGCCCGACAATGTGCTCGCGCCGCGGATCTGCACAAACGAGCCGCCGCCCGGATCACTTCCCGACGACCGTCCGATGAACACGCCCGACGCTTTGCCAGCCATTTTGTTGAGCAGGCTGGTTTCGCCGGATGCCGCAATGCTCTTATCGGTAATTTTCGAACTGGTCGATCCCAGCTTGTCGGCCGATTCCTTGAAACCCAGCGCCGTCACCACCACCGCGTCCAGCATTTTGACGTCCGCTTCCAGCACGACATCGAAGCTGGTCTGGCCGCCTACGGCTATTTCCTTTGTCATATACCCTACATAGGACAGGATCAGCGTCCCGTTTTCTTCCGGCACATCCAGCTCAAAAGCCCCGTCGACGTTGGTAAGCGTTCCCCGCTGGGAGCCTTTCAGCATAACACTCACACCCGGGAGCGCCTCGCCTGCCGCATCTTTCACCACGCCCCGGATTTTCCTGTCTGCCTGCGAGCTCGCGCCGTTAGGAAGCTCGGGCTGAGGGTCGCTTTTCGAGGGAGGTAAGGCTTTTTGCAGGATAATCTGCCTCCCTTGCAGCCGGTACCGGATGCCCGATTTGATCAGCAGCTCGTCCAGCACGCCTGCCAGCGGCTGCTGATGCGCCGTTACGCTCACTTTTTGTTGGGCCGTAATGAGGGCGGAGTTGTAAGTAAAATGCACGTCCGCCAGCTTCTGAATCTGGTTAAGCACAGTGCGAAGCCCCTCATTCTCTGCCTGAATGCTGATTTTCTGGTTGAGCGCATCCTGTGCACCGGCGGTCCGGGCGAGGGTCACGCCGGCAAACAGGACGGTCAGCAAAAACTGGTGTATGGTTATTCTCATTATTGTACGTGCCAGCCAAAGCGCTTGTCTTTGTTTTTTCATAATTTTGATCGTTTTGTCGAAAACTTGATTAGGGTTGAAGGCAAAATGGTCCCGTTCATCTTCATCGAAGATTTGCATGTTTACAGGCCTGCAAATGGGACGGGAGCGGGTTGGTGGTGGCGCAAACACCGCCAGCCCTTTTTTCGAAATCGTCGGAAGAGGTTTAGTTCATAGGCAATGGAGGATTAGGTTAAAGGGTCAGTCAGAATTTCTTTCGGTATATCAAATATTTCTTCCGGCTTAAATGCCGCATCCGTCACCGGAGATCACGATGCCGCCCATCGTCGGCTCGTAATGCGCGCCGATCGCCTGACAAATGCTGTTGATCCGTTCCACGAGCGTTTCCCCACGGAACGAAGTGATAATGCGGCATTCGCCCAGCAAGCGCTCGTCGAACCGGATTTTGATGCCGTAAATGCTTTCCAGCTCTTTAAATACCTCTGTCACAGGCGCATCCACAAATACCTGCTCGCGCAAGTCGGTGCCCTGGGCCACCACGCCGAGGTCGGTGAGATGTGCTTTTTCCAATAAGTGATTGGTGCGATCGAAAACGACCTGCTCGTGCATGGTGAGCATTACACCGGGAATGGGCTGTGTGTCAGTAGTTTTGGGAAGATTAAATTCTTCAACCCTGTGAACGGATACCTTTCCGCTTTTTACACTCACTTTCACCTGCTTGTCGCCCGGGAGGGCAGTTACGCGGAAGCGCGTTCCCCATACCCTGGTCACCGTTTCTCCGGCGTACACCAGGAACGGTTTGCCGTCGTGCGCCACTTCGAAGAATGCATCGCCGGTGAGGGTTACCTTGCGGCTGTCGCCGGAGAATGTTTCGGGAAACTGCAAGGCGCTTCCCGGGAAAAGGGTTACAATGCTGCTGTCGCTCAGCATGAGCGTCTGGATGTGCGGCGTATTATTGTTTCGGGAAAGCGTGCGGCTGGCTGCCTGTGCGCCGGGTTCGCCGCTGCGAAGCGGTTTCCAGTCATGGCGGTAGCTCCACAATGCAAACCCC includes:
- a CDS encoding SusD/RagB family nutrient-binding outer membrane lipoprotein; amino-acid sequence: MKRLFCLIILAAFATSCSNFVKDMNVDPNNVTDAPADMMLTGAQVASVNFNGSRIAIISNMWSGYMTGIQRQYLNYQNYQYTAVETDDAWTYIYNQTYIQLEKAIEKYTVVDNQRGIGISRVIQAYVMSSAAALYGDVPFSQFGDPQQFPNPVFDPQVSVYAGVQQLLDEAIVALESGKGAVRSKSDIFFDGDAAKWLGVAHTLKARMYLETREYDKAYSEALKGIANPAGSLLSPHTATAGTRNRYYLHNVEERAGDVSARNAYLTTILDPASTTYRGNAKTDESARFNFYYVNLGTKGITGEIEPNYLSVARGDTLNGAIAMNASSPMVSYEENLLILAEAAARKPDFKTALEHLNSFRSFMNAGGYIDPTYRTRYALKYEPYAEADFAAGGMNNPGTLDKTRALLEEILEERYVTFYVRLIGFNDVRRTRKEGIGVKLTPATGNRLPERFFYGQNEINSNANVPNPLPDLFEPTQVNK
- a CDS encoding SusC/RagA family TonB-linked outer membrane protein is translated as MRITIHQFLLTVLFAGVTLARTAGAQDALNQKISIQAENEGLRTVLNQIQKLADVHFTYNSALITAQQKVSVTAHQQPLAGVLDELLIKSGIRYRLQGRQIILQKALPPSKSDPQPELPNGASSQADRKIRGVVKDAAGEALPGVSVMLKGSQRGTLTNVDGAFELDVPEENGTLILSYVGYMTKEIAVGGQTSFDVVLEADVKMLDAVVVTALGFKESADKLGSTSSKITDKSIAASGETSLLNKMAGKASGVFIGRSSGSDPGGGSFVQIRGASTLSGSSQPLYIVDGVPINSSVHGGTNIRGVVQQSRVNDINPDDIASIQVLKGASAAALWGSRAANGVIVITTKSGSFNDRMRISFKSSYSMDEINRFHQRQTAFGQGDQGKFNPASGNAWGDKIAARAGGADEVNMSGEFFEGYQTGTRYYPITKKNSRDVFADNQYDAIFRNGYSMDNSLSLSGGGASSNYMFSLSDVYQKGVFRHNSDYRRSTIRLNIESKLNDIIKLSTHASYAMIRSERVQRSNNTAGMLLGYYRMTPDFDITDYKGNYYAGPNAAPVVNRQRSYRNYLGNSSNPVYNNPLWTMIEQKNPNSVNRFIGSAELTITPLKGFDIINRVGIDNSSDVRQTYFPVNSAQADAVNLNGRYGEVNILENQLNYDLIGRYSHNFNPNFSANLIAGFNLNDRKYSDLGGEMSDFLIADGPWNFSNALTLNKNPNNGKTYIRSARAYSVLGLSFYDALFLNLSFAGEAASTFGEASDNTFFYPSGDVAWQFTKLKFFERANWLSFGKLRASYGVVGSQPAPYRTRTLFVPGNSLYGNGSYLQSANFGNDQLRPERKTEYEVGADLRFLGNRLRTEITYYKNRTKDLLLSVPVPNSTGFSSAYQNAGTMQNKGIDFDLNYDIFKRKDLTLSLNFNLNRNRSLVTDLAGATAVQVGGISGYMTINALEGQPVGVFMGGHYARDDQGNKIFDANGFPTVNAANAKIGDPNPNWRGGFGANLSYKSFSLGLLFETFQGGDFFEGTRGVMYSHGTHEDVGKEVTLTRDLKNFRGNVIPAGTTVRGNIADLGAGEVLLDESYYTTLGGGFSGLKEQFVVDGSWTRLRELSLGYTLQSEAFRKASKLQSIEFRLSGRNLFLWTGVRGVDPDSNHTQVSLGRGLDYFDNPGTRSYLFSLLINY
- a CDS encoding FecR family protein, producing MYDYSAYTIEELARDDYFRHAILNPDRESAAFWQSWAAASPDQRDRYEKARMIVIALEQRYHTQLSQEEVAHRVGQLVGRLDELEDAPRPAKPAFLHYWWRAAAVLVAALGFALWSYRHDWKPLRSGEPGAQAASRTLSRNNNTPHIQTLMLSDSSIVTLFPGSALQFPETFSGDSRKVTLTGDAFFEVAHDGKPFLVYAGETVTRVWGTRFRVTALPGDKQVKVSVKSGKVSVHRVEEFNLPKTTDTQPIPGVMLTMHEQVVFDRTNHLLEKAHLTDLGVVAQGTDLREQVFVDAPVTEVFKELESIYGIKIRFDERLLGECRIITSFRGETLVERINSICQAIGAHYEPTMGGIVISGDGCGI